The DNA sequence GCCCGGTCGATCCGCTCGCGCAGCGCCTGCAGCCGGGTTACCCCCTCCCGCATCACCTCCGCGCTGCGGAACACGCCGCAGTGGTCTTCCATCGCCTTGCGCAGCTCGCGCCGCAGCGGCTCCACCGCCTCGCCGTCGCCCTTGCGGTCCCAGCGCGCGAGGCGCTCGAGCGCCCGGTCGACCGACGGCCGATGCAACGGGCGGTGATAGTGGTTTTCGTCGAGGTACCCGAGAATATGGTTGGCCGCCGCACGTCCGAACACGAGGATGTCCAGCAGCGAGTTGCCGCCGAGCCGGTTGGCGCCGTGCACCGAGACGCACGCGGTCTCGCCGGCCGCATACAGGCCCGGAACCGGGTCCTCGGGCGCGTCCCGGACCGGGACCACCACCTGCCCGAATCGGTTGGTGGGAATGCCGCCCATGCTGTAGTGGCAGGTCGGGAACACCGGGATCGGCGCGTCGATCGGATCGATGCCGAGGAAGGTGATGCTCATCTCCCGGATCCCGGGGAGCTTCTTCAGAATCGTGTCGGCGCCGAGGTGGCGCACATCGAGCAGCGCGTGGTCCCGGTTTTTTCCGCAGCCGCGTCCCTCGCGCACCTCGACCGCGATCGCGCGGCTGACGACGTCGCGCGAAGCCAGATCCTTCGCGTTCGGGGCGTAGCGCTCCATGAACCGCTCGCCCTCGCCGTTGATCAAAAATCCCCCTTCGCCGCGCGCGCCCTCGGTGATCAGCATTCCGCGCCCGGCGATGCCGGTGGGGTGGAACTGCACGAACTCCATGTCCTCCAGGGGCACCCCGGCGCGCAGCGCCATGGCCATGCCGTCGCCGGTATTGCTCAGCGAGTTGGTGTTGGTGCGGAAGATCTGCCCGGCGCCGCCGGTTGCGATCAGCGTGGTCTTCGCCTCGATCACGATCGCCTCGCCGGAGAGGATCTCGAACGCGACTGCGCCGAGCACGTAGCCGTCGTCGTCCTTGATCAGGTCGATCGCGAAATATTCGTCGAAGAAATGCGTGCGCGCACGCAGGTTCTGCTGGTACAGCGAGTGGATGATCGCGTGCCCGGTGCGGTCCGCCGCGGCACAGGTACGCGCCGCCTGTTCCTTGCCGAAGTGCTGGCTCTGCCCGCCGAATGCCCGCTGGTAGATGCCGCCGCCGTCGAGGCGGGAGAACGGCACGCCGAAGTGCTCGAGCTCGTAGACCACCTTCGGTGCGGCCCGGCACATGTACTCGATCGCGTCCTGGTCGCCCAGATAGTCCGAACCCTTGATGGTGTCGAACATGTGCCAGTGCCAGGAGTCCGGCAACACGTTCGCCAGCGCGGCATTCACGCCGCCCTGGGCCGCGACGGTATGCGATCGGGTCGGGAACACCTTGGAGACCACCGCGACCCGCGCGTCGGCATTGGACAACTGCAGCGCCGCGCGCAGCCCGGCGCCTCCGGCACCGATGATCAGCGCATCGAACTTGCGCGAATTCAGCTTCATCGTAGCGCCGCCTCGATCAGGATCCACAGGGCCCAGAACCCCATCGCCAGAAAGGCTCCGGCCGCCAGCGTCAGCACGGTGAGCCGAACCCAGGCGGGTTTCAGGTAGTCGAGAATCACGTCGCGCAAGCCCACCCAGGCGTGCAGCAGCAGGACCAGCACGAACAGGGCCGTGGCCAACCAGACGGCCGGATGCGCGACCAGCGCCAGCCAGGCGGCGTGATCCGCCGGGGCGCGCGCGAGCAGCACCGCCACCGCCACGAACAGGTACAGGCCCGCGTATACCGCGGTGATCCGCTGCAGCAGCCAGGCGCGTTGCCCGCCCAGCAGACTCACAGGAACAACACCCAGAGCAGCAATGCGGTGACCAGACCGGCGCCCAGCGCCCACCAGGCCGTTGCCCGCGAGGCCTCACGCGTCTCGCCGACCCCGAACTCGAGCAGCAGGAAACGCAGCCCCACGAAGAAATGGTGCGCCAGCAGCCAGAACCAGCCGAGCAACAGCAGCAGGCCGAGCGGATGACGAAGAATCCCGACGGCCCGCTCGAAACCCTCCGGATCGGCCAGCGAGACCGCGAACAGCCACAGCACCAGCGGCATCGACACGATCAGCAGCACGCCAGTCACGCGGTGCAGGATGGAGACGAGAGCATTGACCGGAAGGCGGATCCTGCGCAGATCGAGAAAGATCGGACGGACCACGCTGGCCATTCGTTTCTCCTGGTCGGGCAGGGTCTACCCCGCCTATCTGACACCCATCGACGGCTTCGTCTACTATGGGGCCCCGTTGGTTCTACAGTATAGCGACAGCGCGGGGGGCAAGCGATGCGGGAAGACTGGAAGAAGCACCTGATCGACCAGGGCG is a window from the Thioalkalivibrio paradoxus ARh 1 genome containing:
- the sdhD gene encoding succinate dehydrogenase, hydrophobic membrane anchor protein → MSLLGGQRAWLLQRITAVYAGLYLFVAVAVLLARAPADHAAWLALVAHPAVWLATALFVLVLLLHAWVGLRDVILDYLKPAWVRLTVLTLAAGAFLAMGFWALWILIEAALR
- the sdhA gene encoding succinate dehydrogenase flavoprotein subunit — translated: MKLNSRKFDALIIGAGGAGLRAALQLSNADARVAVVSKVFPTRSHTVAAQGGVNAALANVLPDSWHWHMFDTIKGSDYLGDQDAIEYMCRAAPKVVYELEHFGVPFSRLDGGGIYQRAFGGQSQHFGKEQAARTCAAADRTGHAIIHSLYQQNLRARTHFFDEYFAIDLIKDDDGYVLGAVAFEILSGEAIVIEAKTTLIATGGAGQIFRTNTNSLSNTGDGMAMALRAGVPLEDMEFVQFHPTGIAGRGMLITEGARGEGGFLINGEGERFMERYAPNAKDLASRDVVSRAIAVEVREGRGCGKNRDHALLDVRHLGADTILKKLPGIREMSITFLGIDPIDAPIPVFPTCHYSMGGIPTNRFGQVVVPVRDAPEDPVPGLYAAGETACVSVHGANRLGGNSLLDILVFGRAAANHILGYLDENHYHRPLHRPSVDRALERLARWDRKGDGEAVEPLRRELRKAMEDHCGVFRSAEVMREGVTRLQALRERIDRAVIRDHTQTFNTARVEALELENLWDCAIATLRSALGREESRGAHSRVDFPERDDQRWLKHSLYSLDGDLLDYKPVRTQPMTVESFPPKQRVY
- the sdhC gene encoding succinate dehydrogenase, cytochrome b556 subunit — encoded protein: MASVVRPIFLDLRRIRLPVNALVSILHRVTGVLLIVSMPLVLWLFAVSLADPEGFERAVGILRHPLGLLLLLGWFWLLAHHFFVGLRFLLLEFGVGETREASRATAWWALGAGLVTALLLWVLFL